In one window of Macrotis lagotis isolate mMagLag1 chromosome 5, bilby.v1.9.chrom.fasta, whole genome shotgun sequence DNA:
- the LOC141488636 gene encoding uncharacterized protein LOC141488636, with protein sequence MPSLMECIVHTIEIFYEYANEDEECDKLSKKELKKLLENEFQLVMRNQENTKIMDGIMHVLDQDHDSKVDFAEYLLLMVNLTISFNKSVSKKYCKTSESHPHNQEGQSVTEEEEEEEDDVSGSDQSTTEAEEEQGDSSRHSQKKGKHRHQSRSSSPWKRSSSLNSEHREDSRKRHHDSGKSEKERNGSSSKKHGGKRNKSHTSSDSSSGQVFSSGHHESNADRRSSRQGRKGSSSDSQQEEGVNRQTGSTYRNSKSDKTEQSKKQNKTKISHHTSGSASEKQDNVPSHSTRSSQQRQRQSHGQSRSHKDGKLSKSHSHSSNSEEQSRDSPRHSSFGHQQSSSTHGRNGSTERRQTSDSQASDSEGQSRNHSRNSISHHRQASSKHSGSHSSHQRGSSCDQFSDREGQSGDRSRQSGSGQQQQPSSTEGSNTRGRKRSISSHASDSEVQTRDHSRDSVSDYGLATSTDSETSSNQNQRYNYRQSSDSEAQTGHQGQSGHQHISSQERQSGSRTRQSQGSREGQVGDTSVHSGSSHRQSTDTRRTGRRGPRHDSFNHGERQSGDSSRQSGSGQQQQSSSSQGHHGSSTRGKQGSTSSQVSDSERQTRDHSGDSVSGHGQSSSTHSESSSARIQGSSHGSSKRSEGQTGDRYRHSESDHQQSSSGKRQLTQGSRTTGRQQYNESYRVSGTSQEDSGSRGQERYGSDHSQKHGSYGSADYDYGQSGYGNSRNSSPQRSGQMTFIRHEHSGLSHDYPDFSVNTGSHGYSGTDLEQSVSTHSQSGSRTSNSGRRGSSAGKARDNQARSPGRQESSHRQQSGHGPTGGRGKPGSSQGQSETSHRQSSDTQDHSGPRTTRRHGSSRDQTSDSSRQSGSRHGQTGHEQYNDKFGQSASNYDKAEDRTHNRHRSDSGQSADSSAQTGIRKNGQTNQSGTRVTEVNGKHGSEYNSKVTEEIRRHRQDAVGSWRSKGINLKERNYSGPCYPYSSTPFYAYMQEQRNHYYY encoded by the coding sequence aatcaagagaataccAAAATTATGGATGGCATCATGCATGTCCTGGACCAAGACCATGACAGTAAAGTAGATTTTGCTGAGTATCTTCTGTTGATGGTGAATCTCACCATCTCCTTCAACAAGTCTGTCAgcaaaaaatattgtaaaacatCAGAGTCACATCCCCATAACCAAGAAGGTCAAAGTGtgacagaggaagaagaagaagaagaagatgatgttTCTGGTTCCGATCAATCAACTACAGAAGCAGAAGAAGAGCAAGGGGACAGTTCTAGGCATTcacagaagaaaggaaagcatAGACACCAATCTCGGTCCAGTTCTCCTTGGAAGAGAAGTAGCTCATTAAACTCAGAACACAGGGAAGACTCTAGGAAAAGACACCATGACTCAGggaagagtgagaaagagagaaatgggtCCAGTTCAAAAAAGCATGGAGGGAAGAGAAACAAGTCACATACAAGTTCTGATTCAAGTTCAGGTCAGGTCTTTAGTTCTGGGCATCATGAATCCAATGCAGATAGACGGTCATCTAGACAGGGAAGAAAGGGGTCTAGTTCTGATAGTCAACAAGAGGAGGGTGTGAATCGACAAACAGGCTCAACATATAGGAATTCAAAAAGTGATAAGACAGAAcaatcaaagaaacaaaacaaaacaaaaattagtcACCATACATCAGGGAGTGCATCTGAGAAGCAAGATAACGTTCCCAGTCATTCAACAAGAAGTAGTCAACAAAGGCAAAGACAAAGTCATGGCCAGTCAAGATCCCACAAGGATGGGAAGCTGAGTAAAAGCCACAGCCATTCAAGTAACAGTGAAGAACAATCAAGAGATAGCCCAAGACACTCATCATTTGGTCATCAACAGTCATCATCCACCCATGGACGAAATGGATCAACTGAAAGAAGACAAACAAGTGATAGTCAGGCAAGTGACAGTGAAGGACAATCAAGAAACCACTCTAGAAACTCAATTTCTCATCATAGACAGGCTTCATCTAAACACTCAGGGTCCCATTCTAGTCATCAAAGGGGTTCTAGTTGTGATCAATTCAGTGATAGAGAAGGTCAGTCAGGAGACAGGTCTAGACAATCAGGATCTGGTCAGCAGCAGCAGCCCTCATCCACTGAGGGCTCTAAtacaagaggaagaaagagatccatctccagtcatgcAAGTGACAGTGAAGTACAAACAAGAGATCATTCCAGAGACTCAGTCTCTGATTATGGACTGGCAACATCCACAGACTCAGAAACCAGTTCAAACCAAAATCAGAGGTATAATTATAGACAATCCAGTGATAGTGAAGCACAGACAGGACATCAAGGACAGTCTGGTCATCAACATATTTCATCACAGGAAAGACAGTCTGGTTCAAGGACAAGACAAAGTCAAGGATCCAGGGAAGGACAAGTAGGAGATACATCTGTACATTCAGGGTCTAGTCACAGACAGTCCACTGACACCAGGAGAACAGGAAGACGGGGTCCCAGACATGATTCATTCAATCATGGTGAAAGGCAATCAGGAGACAGTTCTAGACAGTCAGGATCTGGTCAGCAGCAGCAGTCCTCATCCAGTCAGGGACATCATGGCTCCAGTACAAGAGGAAAACAGGGATCCACTTCTAGTCAGGTAAGTGACAGCGAAAGACAAACAAGGGACCACTCTGGAGATTCAGTCTCTGGTCATGGACAGTCATCGTCTACACACTCGGAATCCAGTTCAGCTAGAATACAGGGATCCAGTCATGGTTCATCCAAACGTAGTGAAGGACAAACAGGAGACAGATATAGGCATTCAGAATCTGATCATCAACAGTCCTCATCTGGTAAGAGACAGTTGACCCAGGGGTCAAGGACAACAGGAAGACAGCAATACAATGAGAGTTATAGAGTCTCTGGTACCTCTCAGGAGGATTCAGGGAGCAGAGGGCAAGAAAGATATGGTTCTGATCACAGCCAGAAGCATGGTAGCTATGGTAGTGCAGACTACGATTATGGACAGTCTGGTTATGGGAACAGTAGGAATTCTAGTCCTCAGCGGTCAGGTCAAATGACATTTATTCGGCATGAACATTCAGGGTTAAGCCATGATTATCCTGATTTCAGTGTTAATACAGGAAGTCATGGGTACTCTGGGACAGATCTTGAACAATCAGTATCCACTCACAGTCAGTCAGGGTCTAGAACAAGTAATTCAGGAAGAAGGGGATCTAgtgcagggaaggcaagagaTAACCAAGCTAGAAGTCCAGGAAGGCAAGAATCAAGTCATCGTCAACAATCAGGACATGGTCCTACTGGGGGTAGGGGAAAGCCAGGATCTAGTCAAGGACAGTCAGAGACAAGCCACAGGCAGTCAAGCGACACTCAGGATCACTCTGGGCCCAGAACAACTAGAAGACATGGATCTAGCCGTGATCAAACAAGTGATAGTTCTAGGCAATCAGGATCTAGGCATGGACAGACAGGTCATGAGCAATACAATGACAAATTTGGTCAGTCAGCATCTAACTATGATAAAGCAGAGGATAGGACACATAATAGACATAGATCTGATTCTGGTCAATCTGCTGATAGTTCTGCTCAAACAGGAATAAGAAAGAATGGGCAGACCAATCAATCAGGCACTAGAGTCACAGAAGTTAATGGCAAGCACGGGTCAGAGTACAACTCCAAGGTAACAGAGGAAATCAGGAGACATAGACAAGATGCTGTTGGTTCTTGGAGATCAAAAGGTAttaatttaaaggaaagaaactacTCAGGCCCCTGCTACCCCTATAGCAGTACTCCCTTCTATGCTTACATGCAAGAGCAAAGGAATCATTACTACTACTGA